The proteins below come from a single Dinghuibacter silviterrae genomic window:
- a CDS encoding FecR family protein, whose translation MDETSKNRDNNESEAAALITEILLHEKLTGQWDEEKIAQLETHLDDVLFTRDDFQQLRDAAYLQRLLEYYRTAQDLAPARLQRFRNQIGIRQRPARLRILRYAASVAAAVLLAVLSYWIIARINRPHPVIQQPIALVHDVPPGGYHAVLTLSTGAQIIIDSTHRGKVIATQGNALVSNSSTGALIYQSASDHRPHQTLYNTLSTRRGDTYRLILPDGTAVWLNSASSIQYPVQFTGASREISLRGEAYFEISKDSRHPFIVHTTGQAIQVLGTRFNVETYDDELTEATTLIDGSVRVLTPTGDQRLLTPGEQARTGGSAPLTVSEKVDLEAVTAWTKGGFDFNNVELHTIMRTLSRWYDIVPNFSLDAPATKFSVNISRNTPISQVLAMMQETNEVHFQIEGRTVTIKR comes from the coding sequence ATGGACGAGACATCGAAGAATAGAGACAATAATGAATCAGAAGCCGCAGCGCTGATCACCGAGATTCTTCTTCATGAGAAGCTCACCGGTCAATGGGATGAAGAAAAGATCGCGCAATTGGAAACCCACCTGGACGATGTCCTCTTCACCCGTGACGACTTTCAGCAACTCAGAGATGCCGCCTATCTTCAGCGGCTCCTGGAATACTATCGGACAGCACAGGATTTGGCTCCCGCCCGCCTTCAACGTTTCCGGAACCAAATAGGTATCCGTCAACGGCCGGCTCGGCTCCGCATTCTCCGTTATGCGGCTTCCGTCGCCGCCGCAGTGCTCTTGGCCGTGCTCTCTTATTGGATCATTGCCCGGATAAATCGTCCTCACCCCGTTATCCAACAACCTATCGCCCTCGTCCACGACGTCCCTCCCGGTGGCTATCACGCCGTGCTGACGCTTTCTACCGGAGCGCAGATTATTATCGACAGCACGCACCGCGGCAAGGTCATCGCCACCCAAGGAAATGCTTTAGTCAGCAACAGTTCCACCGGCGCATTGATCTATCAATCCGCTAGCGACCACCGTCCGCACCAAACCCTCTATAATACATTATCCACCCGCCGCGGCGATACCTACCGCCTCATTCTCCCCGATGGAACCGCCGTTTGGTTGAACTCCGCCAGCAGCATCCAATACCCGGTTCAATTTACCGGCGCCAGCCGCGAAATATCCCTTCGGGGCGAAGCCTACTTCGAGATCAGCAAGGACAGCCGCCATCCTTTTATCGTCCATACCACTGGTCAGGCCATCCAGGTGCTCGGCACCCGGTTCAATGTAGAGACCTACGATGACGAACTCACCGAGGCGACGACGCTTATCGACGGTTCGGTCAGAGTCCTCACCCCCACCGGCGACCAACGACTCCTCACACCCGGGGAGCAGGCCCGAACCGGAGGCTCTGCACCGCTCACCGTCAGCGAAAAGGTCGACCTCGAAGCCGTGACCGCATGGACTAAGGGTGGCTTTGATTTTAATAATGTGGAGCTGCATACCATCATGCGTACCTTAAGCCGGTGGTACGACATTGTCCCGAATTTTTCACTGGACGCACCCGCGACAAAATTTTCCGTCAATATCTCGCGCAACACACCCATCAGCCAGGTGCTGGCTATGATGCAAGAGACAAACGAAGTACATTTTCAGATCGAAGGCCGTACCGTCACTATAAAAAGATAA
- a CDS encoding protein-disulfide reductase DsbD domain-containing protein, whose product MRIFLLNALALLAFHTGDTPQPVHWTYQVDKVGNDVFRLIIHAALDEGWHIYAQRQPKKTTVKPTATSFHFLNSPLLTYEGPVKEEGKLFHYRDEETGIAQDQYSGNVVFTQVVRLRGHATVQLTGTVDYQVCTEKECLPPTTSSFSVSLSETGHDERASPDLKPKS is encoded by the coding sequence ATGAGGATATTCTTGCTCAACGCCCTTGCCCTGCTTGCCTTTCATACAGGCGACACTCCGCAGCCGGTCCACTGGACCTATCAGGTCGATAAAGTCGGAAACGACGTCTTTCGCCTCATCATTCATGCCGCCCTCGATGAAGGTTGGCATATTTACGCGCAGCGGCAACCCAAAAAAACGACGGTCAAACCCACGGCTACGTCCTTCCATTTTCTAAATAGCCCTTTGCTGACCTATGAAGGACCGGTAAAAGAAGAGGGGAAGTTGTTTCACTATCGGGACGAGGAAACTGGTATTGCCCAGGATCAGTACAGCGGCAACGTCGTCTTTACGCAAGTCGTTCGGCTCCGCGGTCATGCGACGGTGCAGCTCACCGGCACTGTTGACTATCAGGTTTGTACCGAAAAAGAGTGTCTTCCTCCAACCACCAGTTCTTTCTCCGTTTCGTTGTCCGAAACTGGTCACGACGAGCGGGCAAGCCCGGATTTAAAACCCAAGTCTTAG
- a CDS encoding RNA polymerase sigma factor produces MKEADRHIEQGLVIRIDRTTIDWIFKKYDPQMVVFAHSLLGGRNDTWNIAQDLVSQFWENLWPVKEKYQFNNDSALAGFLRRSVNNLVIDYTRGLGTKRRFEAEYRSVIETEEEPFDARKKWLEVEVVALLDAAIEKLPKAQKKAVLYKLEGKETREIANLTGKSEATIRKDLTRARAFLAGRLEENIGVAMVATILGILHTDLLQHPTAAMSSLVS; encoded by the coding sequence ATGAAAGAGGCAGACCGCCATATTGAGCAGGGACTTGTCATCCGGATCGATCGAACCACGATTGACTGGATATTTAAGAAGTACGATCCCCAGATGGTCGTATTTGCCCACAGTTTACTTGGCGGTCGAAATGATACCTGGAATATTGCCCAGGACCTGGTCAGCCAATTTTGGGAGAACTTATGGCCTGTAAAGGAAAAATATCAATTCAACAATGATTCTGCATTGGCAGGGTTTCTCCGGCGCTCCGTAAATAATCTTGTGATCGACTACACCCGGGGCCTGGGGACAAAAAGAAGGTTCGAAGCAGAATACCGATCAGTTATCGAAACCGAAGAAGAACCCTTTGATGCGCGAAAGAAATGGCTGGAAGTGGAGGTTGTCGCTTTATTAGATGCTGCTATCGAAAAGCTCCCCAAGGCGCAGAAAAAAGCGGTGCTGTACAAATTAGAAGGAAAGGAAACCCGGGAGATCGCTAATCTAACGGGTAAATCCGAGGCCACCATCCGAAAAGACCTTACCCGCGCCAGGGCATTCCTGGCCGGCCGACTGGAAGAGAATATTGGCGTCGCTATGGTAGCGACGATCCTTGGAATACTTCACACTGACCTGTTGCAACACCCCACAGCTGCTATGTCTAGTCTGGTCTCCTGA